In a genomic window of Acipenser ruthenus chromosome 41, fAciRut3.2 maternal haplotype, whole genome shotgun sequence:
- the LOC131709021 gene encoding macrophage mannose receptor 1-like, which yields MEKLVLLMLLLAGICEVASDHFRKYHFVKDEKSWFDAQSYCREKHTDLATIESQEETEKVLNISAGFTDAWIGLYYDKENWQWSNGDNVSYYNWKFNLSCTSVNSDGEWVDSHYTRESYILIDQPKTWYEAQKYCRTNYTDLVSIKNNDEDKKIKEKANGTAVWIGLFNNPWKWSHKGEYSSFHNWNKGEPNNVGNNICVEMYGAADKERESCKEASCPKYHFEKTVMNWSAAQTHCRDKYTDLATVHSQEEAKQLLDILNMSTNAWIGMYRDVSENWQWSNGDEVTYNTRRAKLFCATVSQDGDWTDSVCHDTKHFMCYNSSKETSERYILIEQPKTWYEAQQYCRDNYTDLVSVKNEDENKKIKEKANGNPVWIGLFNNPWKWSDGGDNYTPQNWSENQSDNYEGKEKCVTIQNKTNKLTLNDNPCSTAHPFFCYDDGKKLFLVKESKTWEEAVEYCRANYTDLVSIESEEKLQRVYREANKASSSHVWLGLLQSCTFGFWYWVDGTQSCYDNWAPEPRCQSGCNQCGVMTVKNGLKWTEKPCTERFNFICYNDTTGSSH from the exons ATGGAGAAGCTGGTGCTCCTGATGCTGTTGCTTGCAG gaatatgTGAAGTTGCCTCCGACCACTTCAGAAAATACCACTTTGTGAAAGATGAAAAGAGCTGGTTTGATGCTCAGAGCTACTGTCGAGAGAAGCACACTGACCTGGCCACCATTGAAAGCCAGGAAGAAACAGAGAAAGTCTTAAATATTTCAGCTGGTTTTACTGATGCCTGGATCGGCCTGTATTATgacaaagagaactggcagtggtccaatGGAGATAATGTGAGCTACTACAACTGGAAATTCAATCTCAGCTGTACTAGTGTCAATTCAGATGGAGAGTGGGTGGACTCACACT ACACCAGAGAGAGTTATATCCTGATTGATCAACCGAAAACATGGTATGAAGCTCAGAAGTACTGTAGAACAAActacaccgacctcgtcagtataaagaataATGATGAAGATAAGAAAATAAAGGAGAAAGCAAATGGAACTGCTGTCTGGATAGGTCTGTTCAATAATCCCTGGAAATGGTCACACAAAGGGGAGTATTCCTCTTTTCACAACTGGAACAAAGGGGAACCAAACAATGTAGGGAATAATATCTGTGTGGAGATGTATGGTGCAGCGGATAAGGAAAGAG aatccTGTAAAGAAGCTTCCTGCCCTAAATACCACTTTGAGAAAACTGTTATGAACTGGTCTGCCGCTCAGACACACTGTAGAGATAAAtacacagacctggccactgtcCACAGCCAAGAGGAAGCAAAGCAACTCTTAGATATTTTAAATATGAGTACCAATGCCTGGATAGGGATGTATCGTGATGTCAgtgagaactggcagtggtccaatGGAGATGAAGTCACCTACAACACGAGACGTGCCAAACTCTTCTGTGCTACAGTCAGTCAAGATGGAGATTGGACCGATTCTGTCTGTCATGATACAAAACATTTCATGTGTTATAACAGTAGTAaag AAACCAGCGAGAGATATATCCTGATTGAGCAACCGAAAACCTGgtatgaagctcagcagtactgtagagataactacaccgacctcgtcagtgtAAAGAATGAGgatgaaaataagaaaataaaggaGAAAGCAAATGGAAATCCTGTCTGGATTGGTctgttcaataacccctggaAGTGGTCGGATGGGGGGGATAATTACACACCTCAGAACTGGTCAGAAAATCAATCTGACAATTATGAAGGCAAAGAGAAATGTGTGACGAttcaaaacaaaactaataagCTTACATTAAACGATAATCCATGCAGCACAGCACACCCCTTCTTCTGCTATGACG ATGGCAAGAAGCTGTTCCTTGTGAAGGAGAGTAAAACCTGGGAGGAAGCCGTGGAGTACTGCAGAGCCAACTACACTGACCTGGTCAGCATCGAGTCAGAGGAGAAGCTCCAGAGGGTGTACCGAGAGGCTAACAAGGCCAGCTCTTCACATGTCTGGCTCGGGCTGCTGCAGAGCTGTACCTTTGGCTTCTGGTACTGGGTGGACGGAACCCAGTCCTGTTATGATAACTGGGCTCCAGAACCCCGATGCCAGTCTGGGTGTAACCAGTGTGGAGTCATGACTGTAAAGAACGGGTTAAAATGGACTGAAAAACCCTGCACTGAGAGGTTCAACTTCATCTGCTACAACG ATACAACTGGCTCTTCTCACTGA